The Anaerolineae bacterium genomic sequence GAACACAAGGTTCGCCCCTACGGAGTACCGTGGCTGGCGAACGCCAGGAGCGGGCCGCCCACCACGGACGACCCGCTCCTCCAACCGTAGCCCCGCGGGCTAGCCGTTAGGTATCTTCCAGGCCGGCGGCTCCGGGTCCGCCTGGATCAGCCGGCCGTAGGTGTCAGGCCGACGGAGGGCCAGATAGGCCTCCTTCAGGGTGGGGAACCGCTCCTTGAGCTCTCCCGTGTACCAGGTGGCGAACCCCTCGTCCAGGTCCAGATCGGCCACCGCCAGCCCGGGCCGGTGGGAAGTGTCGGCCCGAGTGCGGCCGTACGGATCGATGATGCGGGAGTGGCCCATGGAGCGGCCGGACAGGAAAGGCTGCATCACGAAGTGGGAAGAGACCAGGTACACCTGGTTGTCTATGGCGCGGGCGTTGGCGATGGACTCGATGTGGTCACCGGTGTAATCCAGGCACATGGTGGGCCACAGCAGCAGGTCGGCACCCTCCAGGGCGTAGATGCGCCACATCTCGGGGAAGTGGATGTCCATGCAGATGCCGATCGCTACCCGGCCGAAGTCGCACTGGAACACGGGATACCCGAGGTCGCCCGGCAGCACCTCCTCCCACTCCCCAGGGGCCAGGTGCATCTTGCGGTACTTGCCCACCAGCTCTCCCCCGCGGTCCAGCAGGACCCCCGTGTTGTACACTCGCTGACCGTCTCTCTCCCGCTGGCTGTAGGCCACGTAGAGGCCGTGTTGCCGCGCCGCCTGGGCGAAGCGGGTGAAGGTCTCTCCCCCCGGTATGGGCTCCGGTAGTTCCGCGATCCGCTCCTGGGGACAGCCCACCACGTCCGGCTCCTCCGGCAACAGCAACAGATCGGCTTTGGCCTCCCCGGCCTGGGCAATGGCCCGCAGGCAGCGCTCGATACAGGGGCTGGGATAGGCCTCGCCGTCTCCACTGAGGATGCTGGCAGTAGCGATGCGCACCGGCCTCATTGTCCTGAAGCCTCCACCTCAAGAGTAACCGGCTCCGAC encodes the following:
- a CDS encoding carbon-nitrogen hydrolase family protein; this encodes MRPVRIATASILSGDGEAYPSPCIERCLRAIAQAGEAKADLLLLPEEPDVVGCPQERIAELPEPIPGGETFTRFAQAARQHGLYVAYSQRERDGQRVYNTGVLLDRGGELVGKYRKMHLAPGEWEEVLPGDLGYPVFQCDFGRVAIGICMDIHFPEMWRIYALEGADLLLWPTMCLDYTGDHIESIANARAIDNQVYLVSSHFVMQPFLSGRSMGHSRIIDPYGRTRADTSHRPGLAVADLDLDEGFATWYTGELKERFPTLKEAYLALRRPDTYGRLIQADPEPPAWKIPNG